A single genomic interval of Demequina sp. NBRC 110054 harbors:
- a CDS encoding Gfo/Idh/MocA family oxidoreductase gives MTSGKTRVAVVGAAGAFGMKHLDGLMNIPEAAVTVVSGTRPEPTQAVADKYGVPNVVLSYEEVLERDDVDAVILATPTGLHAAQTQAALAAGKHVQVEIPLADSLADAEATLAAAEASDRVAMVGHTRRFNPSHQWVHDKVAAGEFGIQQMDVQTYFFRRTNTNAKGEPRSWTDHLLWHHAAHTVDLFAYQAGKIVQANAIQGPIHPDLGIAMDMSIQLKAESGAICTLSLSFNNDGPFGTFFRYIGDTGTYIARYDDLVNGKEEPIDVSHVAVSMNGIELQDREFLAAIREGREPNSSLRQVIDCYRVLGQLEEQLA, from the coding sequence ATGACATCAGGCAAGACCCGCGTCGCGGTCGTCGGCGCCGCAGGCGCGTTCGGCATGAAGCACCTCGACGGGCTGATGAACATCCCCGAGGCGGCGGTGACCGTCGTGAGCGGCACCAGGCCGGAGCCGACGCAGGCGGTCGCGGACAAGTACGGCGTCCCGAACGTGGTCCTGTCCTACGAGGAGGTCCTCGAGCGCGACGATGTGGACGCCGTGATCCTCGCGACGCCCACCGGACTGCACGCGGCTCAGACCCAGGCGGCGCTCGCGGCCGGCAAGCACGTGCAGGTCGAGATCCCGCTCGCGGACTCGCTCGCCGACGCCGAGGCCACGCTCGCCGCGGCCGAGGCCTCGGATCGCGTCGCGATGGTCGGCCACACACGGCGCTTCAACCCGTCGCACCAGTGGGTCCACGACAAGGTCGCCGCCGGTGAGTTCGGGATCCAGCAGATGGACGTGCAGACGTACTTCTTCCGCCGGACGAACACGAACGCCAAGGGCGAGCCGCGCTCGTGGACGGACCACCTGCTGTGGCACCACGCCGCGCACACGGTGGACCTGTTCGCGTACCAGGCCGGAAAGATCGTGCAGGCGAATGCCATCCAGGGGCCGATCCATCCCGACCTCGGCATCGCGATGGACATGTCGATCCAGCTGAAGGCGGAGTCGGGGGCGATCTGCACGCTGTCGCTGTCGTTCAACAACGACGGGCCCTTCGGCACGTTCTTCCGCTACATCGGGGACACGGGCACGTACATCGCGCGCTACGACGACCTGGTGAACGGCAAGGAGGAGCCGATCGACGTGTCGCACGTCGCGGTCAGCATGAACGGCATCGAGCTCCAGGACCGCGAGTTCCTCGCCGCGATCCGCGAGGGTCGCGAGCCGAACTCCTCGCTGCGCCAGGTGATCGACTGCTACCGCGTGCTCGGCCAGCTGGAGGAGCAGCTGGCGTGA
- a CDS encoding protocatechuate 4,5-dioxygenase subunit alpha/beta: MSLDKPYKDIPGTIIFDAEQARKGFHLNQFSMSLMKPENRERYLADREAYLDEWPLTPAARQAVLDLDLNAMMAEGGNIYFLAKIGATHGLSFQQMAGSMTGMSEAAYRDMMVGGGRRPEGARLKDLDGWTPPSNEKATVMRVNPPARYTSALFTSHVPAIGAAMDLGKTEEPYWKKVFAGYEWTHKWVEENTPDVIILVYNDHATAFDATIVPTFVLGTGSHYPVADEGYGPRPVPDVYGHPELAAHIAQSVIQDDFDLTLVNEMVVDHGLTVPLSLVFGDVEEWPCKIIPLPVNVVQYPVPSGRRCYELGKAIRRALDKWDGEPLNVQIWGTGGMSHQLQGPRAGLINEEWDNAFLDHLIADPLGLTEWPHMEYVDEAGSEGIELVDWLIARGAMDDQFEGGDPSVDHRFYHVPASNTAVGHLVLSNPVGPTASPAAEVQEEVHA, encoded by the coding sequence ATGTCTCTCGACAAGCCGTACAAGGACATCCCCGGCACGATCATCTTCGACGCGGAGCAGGCTCGGAAGGGCTTCCACCTCAACCAGTTCTCGATGTCGCTCATGAAGCCGGAGAACCGCGAGCGCTACCTCGCCGACCGCGAGGCCTACCTCGACGAATGGCCGCTGACTCCCGCAGCCCGGCAGGCGGTCCTGGACCTGGACCTCAACGCGATGATGGCCGAGGGCGGAAACATCTACTTCCTCGCGAAGATCGGCGCGACCCACGGCCTCAGCTTCCAGCAGATGGCGGGCTCGATGACCGGCATGAGCGAGGCCGCGTACCGCGACATGATGGTCGGCGGCGGGCGCCGGCCCGAGGGCGCGCGCCTCAAGGACCTCGACGGTTGGACCCCGCCGTCGAATGAGAAGGCGACCGTGATGCGGGTCAACCCGCCCGCGCGCTACACGTCGGCTCTGTTCACGTCGCACGTGCCGGCGATCGGTGCCGCGATGGACCTTGGCAAGACCGAGGAGCCCTACTGGAAGAAGGTGTTCGCGGGCTACGAGTGGACTCACAAGTGGGTCGAGGAGAACACCCCTGACGTGATCATCCTGGTCTACAACGACCACGCCACGGCCTTCGACGCCACGATCGTCCCGACGTTCGTGCTCGGCACGGGCTCGCACTACCCGGTCGCCGACGAGGGCTACGGCCCGCGTCCCGTGCCCGACGTCTACGGTCACCCCGAGCTCGCCGCGCACATCGCGCAGTCGGTGATCCAGGACGACTTCGACCTCACGCTCGTGAACGAGATGGTCGTCGACCACGGGCTGACCGTGCCGCTGTCACTCGTCTTCGGCGACGTCGAGGAGTGGCCGTGCAAGATCATCCCGCTGCCCGTCAACGTCGTGCAGTACCCGGTCCCCTCGGGACGACGCTGCTACGAGCTCGGCAAGGCGATCCGCCGCGCGCTCGACAAGTGGGACGGCGAGCCGCTCAACGTGCAGATCTGGGGCACCGGCGGCATGAGCCACCAGCTCCAGGGACCCCGCGCGGGTCTCATCAACGAGGAGTGGGACAACGCGTTCCTCGACCACCTCATCGCCGACCCGCTGGGCCTCACCGAGTGGCCCCACATGGAGTACGTGGACGAGGCCGGATCCGAGGGGATCGAGCTCGTCGACTGGCTGATCGCCCGCGGTGCGATGGATGATCAGTTCGAGGGAGGTGACCCGAGCGTCGACCACCGCTTCTATCACGTGCCCGCGTCGAACACCGCGGTCGGACACCTGGTGCTGAGCAACCCGGTCGGCCCGACGGCGTCCCCCGCGGCCGAGGTTCAGGAGGAAGTGCACGCATGA
- a CDS encoding amidohydrolase family protein, giving the protein MSDTATARHGETTGDFEKTPGWLDWYDGPTKPTFQLPEGAVDAHCHVFGPGGQFPFAPERKYTPCDASADQLFALRDHLGFDRNVIVQATCHGADNRALVDALNRSEGRARGVATVRRDVTDDQLKELHEAGVRGVRFNFVKRLVDRVPTDSLEEIVAKIAPLGWHVVIYFEAEDLPDLYDFFSSIPTDVVVDHMGRPDVAKDPEGEEFGLFLRFMRENPNVWTKVSCPERLSVTGPRALDGERQAYTDVVPFARRVVEEFPDRVLWGTDWPHPNLKDHMPDDGLLVDYLPRIATTPELQRKLLVDNPGRLYWPKGS; this is encoded by the coding sequence ATGAGCGACACCGCGACCGCGCGCCACGGCGAGACGACCGGCGACTTCGAGAAGACGCCGGGCTGGCTCGACTGGTACGACGGCCCGACCAAGCCGACCTTCCAGCTCCCCGAGGGCGCAGTCGACGCGCACTGCCACGTCTTCGGCCCGGGTGGGCAGTTCCCGTTCGCCCCCGAGCGCAAGTACACGCCGTGCGACGCGAGCGCGGACCAGCTCTTCGCGCTGAGGGATCACCTGGGCTTCGACCGCAACGTCATCGTCCAGGCCACCTGCCACGGCGCTGACAACCGCGCGCTCGTCGACGCGCTCAATCGCAGCGAGGGACGCGCCCGCGGCGTCGCGACCGTCCGCCGCGACGTCACCGACGACCAGCTCAAGGAGCTCCACGAGGCCGGCGTCCGCGGCGTGCGCTTCAACTTCGTCAAGCGACTCGTGGACCGCGTGCCGACGGACTCGCTCGAGGAGATCGTCGCGAAGATCGCGCCGCTCGGCTGGCACGTCGTCATCTACTTCGAGGCCGAGGACCTTCCCGACCTCTACGACTTCTTCTCCTCCATCCCGACGGACGTCGTGGTCGACCACATGGGCCGCCCCGACGTTGCGAAGGATCCCGAGGGGGAGGAGTTCGGCCTCTTCCTGCGCTTCATGCGCGAGAACCCGAACGTGTGGACCAAGGTGTCGTGCCCCGAGCGGCTCAGCGTCACCGGCCCGCGCGCTCTCGACGGCGAACGGCAGGCCTACACCGACGTGGTGCCGTTCGCCCGACGCGTGGTCGAGGAGTTCCCCGACCGCGTGCTGTGGGGCACCGACTGGCCCCACCCGAACCTCAAGGACCACATGCCCGACGACGGGCTGCTGGTCGACTACCTCCCGAGAATCGCCACGACGCCCGAGCTTCAGCGCAAGCTGCTGGTGGACAACCCGGGCCGCCTCTACTGGCCGAAAGGATCATGA
- a CDS encoding aldo/keto reductase produces the protein MTLPRVGLGCMSLSHAYGVAPPPEEGEIMLRAALDAGVTFLDTATLYGGGRNEELVGRAIQGRRDEVVLASKCGMAMVDGVRTIDGRPETLHVQVDASLTRLGVDHIDLYYLHRWDRQVPVAESVGALAEAVAAGKIGAIGLSEVGVARLKEALAQAPIAAVQNEYSLWSRNPELGMLEATREAGVALVAFSPVARGFLADAIADPDALAPKDIRRPMPRFQPEHWPANAALLPAWRTLAAEAGCTPAQLALAWVLSRGPHVTAIPGTTSIVHVRENLEAEQLVVDPALLERAGELIDTATVSGPRYPAQQSAEVDAEAFESVA, from the coding sequence CTGACCCTGCCTCGGGTCGGGCTGGGGTGCATGTCGCTCAGCCATGCGTACGGCGTCGCGCCGCCGCCCGAGGAGGGCGAGATCATGCTGCGCGCCGCTCTCGACGCGGGCGTGACGTTCCTCGACACCGCGACCCTCTACGGCGGCGGGCGCAACGAGGAGCTCGTCGGCCGCGCCATCCAGGGCCGGCGCGACGAGGTCGTGCTCGCGAGCAAGTGCGGCATGGCGATGGTCGACGGCGTGCGGACCATCGACGGGCGGCCCGAGACCCTGCACGTCCAGGTCGACGCATCCCTGACCCGCCTCGGCGTCGACCACATCGACCTCTACTACCTGCACCGCTGGGACAGGCAGGTGCCGGTCGCCGAGAGCGTCGGCGCGCTCGCCGAGGCCGTGGCTGCAGGCAAGATCGGCGCGATCGGGCTGTCCGAGGTGGGCGTCGCGCGCCTCAAGGAGGCGCTCGCGCAGGCGCCGATCGCCGCCGTCCAGAACGAGTACTCGCTGTGGAGCCGCAACCCTGAGCTCGGGATGCTCGAGGCGACCCGCGAGGCGGGCGTCGCCCTCGTCGCCTTCTCGCCGGTGGCCCGCGGCTTCCTCGCAGACGCGATCGCGGATCCCGACGCGCTCGCCCCCAAGGACATCCGCCGGCCCATGCCGCGCTTCCAGCCCGAGCACTGGCCGGCCAACGCGGCGCTGTTGCCGGCCTGGCGCACGCTCGCTGCCGAGGCCGGGTGCACGCCCGCGCAGCTCGCGCTCGCCTGGGTGCTCTCGCGCGGCCCGCACGTCACCGCGATCCCCGGCACCACGAGCATCGTCCATGTGCGGGAGAACCTCGAGGCCGAGCAGCTGGTCGTCGACCCGGCCCTGCTCGAGAGGGCCGGCGAGCTCATCGACACCGCGACGGTGTCGGGCCCGCGGTACCCCGCGCAGCAGTCCGCGGAGGTCGATGCGGAGGCCTTCGAGTCGGTCGCGTGA